The following nucleotide sequence is from Aedes aegypti strain LVP_AGWG chromosome 3, AaegL5.0 Primary Assembly, whole genome shotgun sequence.
ctgggcatatagtatcatcgtacggtatacggtatacgaatgcaaaaatggcaactttggcaaagaaagttctcagttaataattgtggaagtgctcatgagaacactaagctgagaagcaggctctgtcccagtggaacgtaatgccaagaaagaagaagatgggacaaaagtttatgtttaaaatttcaatacacCTAAACATTCTTAGATTTACGCGTCATGTATTTTAAGCTTCATCATTCAATTCGTCTGCAGGTTACGGGATACAATAAAAATAcgcttcaaattttatttttttaacccgTCCAAGATTGTCTGTGGAATTTATGTCCCAAGTTGTGTAAGCATCCTAACAATAATTCTTAGCAATCCTACTACGAATGTGTACTTCTTGTGAGTGCTTTATAGATAGAGTTTTGAtacaataaattgtataacaaGGATCGTGCTTTAACTGATTTGTCATGGCAATGgagaactattttcgaaattcTCTTAATTTgaatttagtgctgaaaatcatCTCTTATCTAAAAAATCAAGGGATCCCATAACGAGGAGAAATTTATCACAAGTCAAAACGATTATTGATAGTTTTGGAAACAACGTTACATGCGTAATAAGAGCTCCCTTAATCCGAATACGCTTCGGACTAtgtaatatttatggaaataataaataattaaatataaaGGATCcgcaaaaacgcctaaatgtagacaattgccatacaaacttcttttttttttttactcaactCTTTATTTAAGGCTCATGCGTCgttaggcattacggagccggcTTCTTATTTGTATTTGTTTACAATGATATTTTCACTTAGCAATCTATGTTGGTGTGAGGAAACGAAGTACTCGCGGATTGGCCGAGGTTAAGGGCTTCATTAAAAAAACACACAAGCTTCTGATATCTAAAggaaattaaattatttcaacaaaatgagcgaatttgtattattttggatgataaaatttggtttggggatatattttaggCATCcctacaaattttcaggttgacagCATGTCCAAATTCTTGTTTACAACTAGAAATTTACAGATGTCTGtcattaggggtcatgcaccaattacgtcacgctccaagggtgAGAGGGGGTCGagtcaagcgtgacaagccttacaaaattttcggaggactcatacaaaaagtgtgacaaaaggGGGGGAGAGGGttgacaaagttgaaatttagcgtgacataatttgtgtaccatcccttaccaTACAAAACATTGTATTACAATTTTACATTATTAACATACAAATAAACATACCTTAACACAGGAAATTTCTCAACACAAAATTCGACAATATTCACGACAATCACTCCAGGATACATTGACATTTATGCTCCaataggaagaaataaaatcgtgtgacacggtgatcgATTTCACTCGAATTAACGATACTGTTTTCTAGAATACTTCTGGCGCCTCTGCTGAATAAGTAtttaaagaaaagaaaaaaataccaaaaacatACCTTGGCGGGACCTACCTgtccaaccgcacgctacggcactgattATGGCATCTAATTTACTCATGAACTGGGTATTATAAATCGTACGATTTCTACCATCCGCATTAGTGTGTTATCGCTGTATTGCGCCTGGCGTATATGCAACAAGTATGGTCTGTTATGAACATACACTCTCAAAGATTTGTACTCAGAGTATTTTCACCCAGTATGTATATTTTTCCGCTCATGTTCCCTATGACGCAACTAATTACCTACTAGTAATGAGCATTCGATTTAAGACTAACACTTATGTAGGTtctaaatatttgaaatttggcGGGTGACCCAGGggatgaaaccaaaatttcgtGATTTTGTCGCACTTCCACATTTgaccattcttcttcttcttgctgaCTTTACGTCCTAACTAAGACAgacggtttcgccgagaaccccacagctgatatctcggtaataatttgacgattctcggtataacttttaccgagatctcggtaaacgtttaccgaatctcggtaatgTTCGctgagatctcggcaaaaaaatcggattgccgaaatctcggtaaaataagtaccgagattcggcgttaaaaattaccaaattctcagctgttgggttctcggcgaaaagttttactgaggtcggtaaaataatttaagtgtagAGTCTGCGTCTCAGAAATTGtcatataaattttccaaattcagATTTTTCGCGGGATTACCTAAATTTTGCGTTGGAGGCCAAGTTTCGTGGATTTCTCGGTTTCCACGAAATCACGAATTTCCATTGTTTCTAGTTCTAAGAAATCActatttttgtatgatttttttccggAGTTCCAACCCGGAGAAAGTTTTATCCATTGCAATCACTAATTTGTAATCAGTGCTGATATTTCTtaatatcaagcgtgtgctagaataagggcgtaagtcgcatgatcgatttatcttaatcgatcctctcttttatgaaaaaaagtgACAAGGTGCaaatttgttagcattttttcacttcagtaAAGTGGAGTAAAGTTCCCAGTTCCCTGAGTAAAGTGGACATTctcatatcttccttaccaaccttaccataaaaatagtgttgtgaaaaattgtcAGCTCTTTCGGAGGTAATTTGAAGGTGGCTCGaaaacaatgtaggtttatatggaaattacaatgagaaattttgaaaaatgttccaaacgcGTTAgcactgtaatgtaagtacaaacccAAGAAACATTAGTAGTTGAACAACAGTTTATTAAACTGAAACATCCTTTAGAGTGGTTTTGTTCAACTTTTAATAcattaaaatgtttgttggtAAATTAATATCACATTGTAAAAACTGATTCTAATGAAGGATGTTTCCGATGAAACAATTCCCGTTTGCactgattttctttggagtttttgtagatgtttgcagggcaataatcccatatgaagcaaaaataaatacaaccgaactcatgaatatctcttctcctatccaTCGGATATAATTAGTCTGTTTAGCAAATTTCTTTGTTATGAAATGGAAAATGAGTTCtaactatgggatgataagtttgtacttccAGAAGTAAcgtatttggaacatttttcagaaatgtctccatagcaatttccatataaaccttaatattgtctttgggccacctttaactCACCATcgagaaagctgaaaatttcactctTACAGAAGTTCAATCTTGGTAACTTGGTTTCAGGAATTTCTGTTGAatccttttgaaatttgaaatataaacATTCAGTTTTCCAGTACATCATCTCCTTCATAGTGGAGTGATGAACATTAGATTGCATATTGGAAACGGTATACCAACACAATTTTATgtacttaaggtgattataaaacgaagccaaacttcgaattttcaagggcacaagactggagaatctaacaacagttcgcgttgaaattcaatcaaattacttgcttgctgatggtgaccaatgggataaattttcaaggcggagcactttttggttctcaagtcttgtgctcttgaaaatttgaggtgtggcttcgttctataatcaccttaaggccttttggtgcgtcatcacaaaatggcttcttctaaaatcattaacatattgttataatagtattggtatttgcagcatcgatgaaatataactgctcaTCACATGATTTTATGAATCATTTatacgaagaaaaatgcttcacgTAGTTTTTCGATATTCAATCAACACTATCAGATAAAgaattatcaatttagcgaccatatacatgagatttatattctcaaaaaaaaaatctccgatcttatgccgcatttcattacctcacacaactacacatGTAAATAGAAGGTGTTTACCTTTTCCACTGTAATTCTTCAgcaagcatttgtgttttggatttcatattgcgttcacaACACATTTCgaacgggaatcaaatatttataaagttttattaaCCGCAGCACTCAAAACAATTATGGCGGTGATTTCCACTTGCTGCAAATCGACCCCGCcgccgcacactgagacatgcctgtgtaTGTAAAAcaagtgtttatcaatttggaccacccaaaatcatgagaagctccacagtgcgatgcgtcgggacgcgtctatcgtgtgtgcacaattaCCGCGATCGTtaagcgcagtgatgtcagagttgctatctgtaaaatcatagcatttaatgtgatttgatcacaaaaatcatcaaaatgttatttaatCAGTGATGAAAAGATATTTgtaaaatgataagtttttataatatgcaaCAAATGTTCCGTCACCAGCCACCTGGTAACACCGTCAtctcttgcaaacataaaccgtgccggtgcataacaaaaatatgtcataaatcaaaaaaaaaaatcataaagttttcttttgatatgtacgatttaagagtagattttgatttccaatactcgtcaatctaccaaatttcccatgtgtttacataaaaatatgcttaacaaaaatattatattgtttgtttgtttgttttgaaaatgtacatggaaaggcgacactacgaCTGtcatatcaatgatgattctaatgattctttgagttacacgccgcttcaccttaacaCTTAAGGAAAGAAGAGATAGGTAGGCGAAGCGACAAAAATCAATGGGAGCACCTTGTAACCTCTAAAAATATATAGTCCGGCCAACTCGCTTTGGATCTCAAAGAAATCCTTTGGAGACCCCTCGTTTGAATGTTGTTAATGTTGCTTGAATATATCCGTGTGAAAATGTTGCTTTTTAcacgaaaaatcagtttttacactagtgagcggtAATAGGAGCATGAGCGGCTACTGATACATTGATGGTatggggctgggggcaagaaggacaccgtAAGCTATATCGGTTAAAATCATGGATGATTGCCACAAAGGAGATTGGGCCAAAATTTATGGAGTTtggtcccggaatgtacacggATGACTCATATCTCATTTGACAAGgggtatgttttggacagttttctattattatattattttctattataatgttttcttgcgaattttttttgaattcgtgCGTATGTATGTGCTTAtgcatgtttttattttaattatagATATTTTCAAAACGTTGTGATTTGACACAGATTTCAGGACGTTTTGAGTTGCTGAAATGTGAATATATAAAATATActaagataaaaaagatataggtTTGTGCGTTTAACAAACACGTCACTTTAGGTAACAGTTGGACACAAATATCAAATCGTATTATCGTATTTCAGTGATCTAGCTACATATTTGTAAAAACCGGTGGTTTACTCAGGACGGAATTTCCATACTATATCCGTTTTAACATTACAGTGGTTGCATTGTAGTATTCCGTACTACACTGGTAGAAATACCTCGCTAGTCGTACACAGCCTTAGCGTGCTGGAAATCCGTGTGGTAGTTGCCAATATCTTTGATATGAATAACATCATGCTATTGCTTCTCAGAGAAGATCATTTGAAGTGGAAGTAAATGTAGTGTTTGACTGTTTGCTGTGGACACACTGCCAATAATTCTAGCAGAACCATTTCAGTTTGCTATCAATGTCAGCTCCATTGGCAACGCCTGAGCACAAATGCTTCGCTAAGATCGCTAAATACTCATGAGGATGTCAATAATGtgaattttcagaagaaatcatCCCATCTTCCTGAGCTGCGCGACAAacttgagctgggaacagctttcatcgtgATGCACGACATGCAAAAACATGAGATCGGATGATGGTCGATCAACAAAAAAATGTGCAGGTTGAGGATCAACGGTCGATCAACGGCAgtgatgatgacaaagacgcaGCTGGAACGCAAGTAGGATCGCCATCCAAGCTTTCACGTGAAGATCATCATACATACAAATAAAAGGTACCAAAGTCATAATGTAGAATAatgaatatcacttgagataggtagacatgacagtcctttcccctttagaaactttcCTAATAACTCAAACTCATTATGTGTCGAAGATAAATCCACAAAATTCCTCAATTTCATCTTCAAAgcgcaaatttgttcatttcaaaagaacaatttcgttcatttcaatacagcaatcgcttcacaaaacgaacaactatgttcacaataaacgacaatttcgtcagctctaAAGGCGTGATTAATTTGGGCGAATTTTACGTCTCcaatttaaaggaaaataatcgaatttcaattatttgttcagaatttgcaATGAGAatacatattattattattttttatttatccgaacacatcaagtcaaattgcgtaatttgttcaaaaataaaaaaaagacttacgcatttttggccaaatctcacccccaacgacggtacttgcacatttgttttcaaatttctttaaattcgaaaggtaaataatttaaccgtgaattgaactattcgctGACACGTTGAATGGTTTGATATGGTTGtggtctgtaaaggttgctgctcttgaacgctctatcatcaagttattaccgagagaattaatagtaacattaaaaaaaaaatccggtagcgattttttttttgtttatgaatattgttcgattggctcattcggatcaaaatccaaactttgccagttgaatttatttgcgttcttgtgtatgagaaaatcataataggccctttgcaaatcaattcgctaatgacttgacacaaaaacatcatcctctgattgcctgtagaacaacaggagtgttgccaaaatagttctactattaaaagacgtatattttatatgtttctctgTATATTGAAAATTATGCACTACAATCTTCTAATAAGAATGTATTAAAAGGctcaattgttaccaatgcatgctttgttgcctaattccaataaattaaataGTTGTGTTCGTTATTTTcggtgaatttaaatcgtgaataataaatacaccgcacttgaatatggttttctggcaacctagtcaagtaataaaaagtgattgctgaggaaattaaagtgcattaatttcaatttataGCATAAAAAATTAGGTATTTCCGAGTGCTTTAcatacaaatcaaaagttcaaaagTCCATAAGTGATCATTGCGTAGCTTTTGTGgaaaaattggcattggagcggagaattggaccttttaaagtggtgagtttttggaagctgttcttgtgttgtattattcggcagctcacgaatgacgataatttcgtaagcatttatttcatttaatgataaaactcatgttatataatatttttgtgaaagatgtgatttacatggaagattataagtcaaggaatatgttgagtacatttaagttaactcttgttccgtagataaatttgaacaaggacgataagttagtgctgccgaaaataccctcagggtgccgaatcATTTACCctttaatatttacacaacctcaATTTGGACCTATCATGGGTCCACGTGAAATTGAAGATGGTACTCTTTCCCCGGGTGTcactcttgccccatgtccctcTATGTAAAGTTTAGTTATTCGATAGTTGTTGACAATACATTAGGTCCTTAAAATACGTTTTTGTTACATATTTTTAAAGATCATAATGTTTCTAGCCATATTGGATTGTCATCacataaaatattcaaacatgtttacaaataaatacaaaatatgttttattttaccgcACTAACACTTTTCAATTGTCCCAGATTGTCGTCGATGTACGCGTGTAGTTGATATAGTAGATAGTTGATCTGTATCGTCATTaaaatttagctcaaaataAAACTGACAATTCCtgtattttgaagttttaaattgttttcggtattgattctaaacattcaaaataataaatatcaaATAGCGATGAATCAAAGATTTTAGAACGACGATATTCATAGTGATTGTTCTTGCTTAAAGAGAACGAATTATAAATACAAAAGACTGGCTGACACTCAACTTTTTTTAACCGAACCTtcatttctcaaaaatctttgGATATATTGCTAAGTGTATGATGCACGTGAGTCGTATAGCAAGAAGCAAATTGGTCCACAAACTACGTTCGATTGGCAGCTTCATCTGTTTTTCACTCTCCTTCGTAACTCTACCGTTTGGAGTGACCCAACTCACCGCCTCAGCCAGCATGATATGAAAGTCGTAACTCCTCAGTAACGCAAGTTATTTCTTTTCCCTAGAAATACTGCCTGAATGTAGACTTTCATGATCGAGTTTCGCTACAGTATATGGCCGTTTGGTGAGAAAGGGCTAAGTCTCCACTTACAAATTCAACACTAGCTCACACTCTCGCTCTCTTACTTACACATTATTAGTTTGATTGATGATTCTTATGTGCTTGAATGGATTTTGATTTGAACGGAAATTATTATTGGGGTATTTTAGAATTCCTAGTTCCTGATCTGAACTGTCCATTAGTAAATATGCTTGAGATCCGAGATTAGATGAACTGTTAGAATTTCCATAAAGACTATTTCTTCGGTTTGTATACACATAAAAATCGGCTCGATTTATCTAACTAAAAGTAATAAATAGTAAAAAATGCTTCTCGACAACCGATGGATGCCTCTGGGGCGGTTGTTTTAGACGCATTCGCCTTCCATTTCGTCAGCGCACTCTTCTTGTTCAAACTCATCGTCAGCCGTCGCCTCCTGATACTGTTGATACTCAGACACTAAATCGTTCATATTGCTCTCAGCCTCAGTGAATTCCATTTCGTCCATGCCCTCACCGGTGTACCAATGCAAGAAAGCCTTGCGACGGAACATAGCGGAGAATTGTTCGGAAATACGCTTGAACAGCTCCTGGATGGCAGTGGTGTTTCCAATGAAGGTCGAAGACATTTTCAGACCCTTTGGAGGAATATCACAGACGGCGGTCTTGACGTTGTTCGGGATCCATTCCACGAAGTAGCTGCTGTTTTTGTTCTGAACGGCCAGCATCTGTTCGTCGACCTCCTTCATAGACATACGTCCTCGGAAAACGGCAGCCACGGTCAGATATCGTCCATGCCGTGGATCGCAAGCAGCCATCATATTCTTGGCATCGAACATCTGTTGAGTGAGCTCTGGAACGGTAAGAGCCCTGTACTGTTGCGACCCACGGGAGGTCAGTGGAGCAAATCCAGGCATGAAGAAGTGCAGACGTGGGAACGGCACCATGTTGACGGCCAACTTTCTCAGATCAGCGTTCAACTGACCTGGGAAACGAAGGCAGGTGGTAACTCCGGACATAGTCAGGGAAACGAGATGGTTCAGATCGCCGTAGCTTGGGTTTGGCACCTTCAGAGTTCTGAAGCAGATGTCGTACAGAGCTTCATTATCAATGCAGTAGGTCTCGTCGGTGTTCTCGACCAACTGGTGAATAGACAGAGTAGCATTGTATGGCTCCACGACCGTGTCAGACACCTTTGGCGATGGGACCACCGAGTATGTGTTCATGATTCTGTCTGGATATTCTTCACGGATCTTGGAGATCAGCAGTGTTCCCATACCGGATCCGGTACCACCTCCCAGCGAGTGAGTCAGTTGAAATCCCTATAAATGGGTAATAAGAGTTAGTTAACGATTAGGTATTGGTTAACCTCAGTATCTTACCTGCAAACAGTCACAGTTTTCGCATTCTTTGCGCACCACATCCAACACGGCGTCCACCAGCTCGGCACCCTCGGTGTAGTGTCCCTTGGCCCAGTTGTTGCCTGCACCGGACTGGCCGAAAACGAAGTTATCTGGACGGAACAGCTTGCCGTATGCTCCGGAGCGGACGGCTTCCATGGTACCCGGTTCCAGATCGAGCAGGATTGCTCGTGGCACGTACTTGCCACCCGACGAACGGGAGACTGCTGCAAAAGGGAACAGACGGAAGGTGGAAATGAGTCGGGTGAACGTGGTTTATCGAACaatcaattgaaaaaagtcTTATAAACAATGAGGTGTTCATAGTAAAGCGAACAAGGCCCTTTGCTTACCATAATGTGCGCACTTTTTTATTCTGTGTAATTATAATTTCAGAATAACATATGAGAAGAACGCCAATAAACTTATACTAATATAATATGGCCTTCACACTGTACAAGTCCCGGACTATTTGTGCAGAATGCTGGAAATTTATTtacaactagtggtcccggcctgagacgagactcgcgaagacggtcttctttttctgtgattgctgagttttttcttattccacttagtgtttataccaattatgcgcatgctgttcaaaacctcacatgaacatctcagcaaaaaatgattgagtttgcatcacatcgaatcataaataaccgtttgagtgaaatttcatgccagcaaacgtagcagacattagaaataattgatcttttgcttagatttatcagcaactttggaaaaaaactgctccgtcgactgaggtttttaataacattttcctttgaacacaatacttttcactttttcagccataaaaacggtgggctgcatttgacgtttcgtgagaggggaatctgggctgcatatgacgttgatatttttcctcttcgcgagtctctctcaggtcccggcaaacttcgtcttgccatcaagtaggctgttaaaaaacgctatggatcgtcccatacaaaatgacagttccgttcactctcgtttatCCAATTTTGCTGTTGAATATCCTGAGATTTTTATTCACACAAACACTTCgcaacccttgacgaacaaagctgagaaagaatcattcaaatctattgacccgttcgtaagccatttcgtgacatacaaacaccactccatttttatttatatagaagatagaagataccTAGTGCTTCTTCGATACAAATTTAGGACAAACATCGTCACAGCGGAAGTGCCATAATGCTCCAGACTTGAGCCGAAGCTGATGTATAATAGTCAACCAGAATATCATCACTGCCGACTAGATCTATAGGCCAACGATCACTATAGAATCACAGGCTTTGGGTCGTCGCAGTATCAATGCTCCatccggaatcgctggaccacACGGCACCCAGTCAGTCATTGACGAGGGATTCTCCGACGAAGACCGTCTGGGATGAGTTGAGTAGAACGCGACAAAAAATTGGTTTTGTGTTGTCAGTGTGCCGGTGAACCGGACATTAGATTCCGATCGTAATCAATAGGCCGACCTCAGCGCACTGCCAAACAGCTCTTGCAGGGGATTGATCGGTTTCAGGAAGCCTTCCTTTCGGGGAACTCTCCGTCGGAGTAGGTTAAGTCTAGTCTAGAAGTTTACGAATAAATAAACGTATGCTGTAGGAGCGTCACATCACCTTTTCAGCGTCTCGCTGCAGTTGTGTTAGCTTAAAACATGCTTTTTGAATGGTAAAATTCTAAATATGATACAGAAGAAGAACAGAAAAGCTTCAGAATCACCGCGAGAGCGCCTCAAGGTTTAATCCTAGGCCCAgcgttatggaatgcgatgtacgattaCATACAGAGACTGCCCTTTTCACGGATATTAAGATCATAGGCTTCATCATTGACGCGCCCTAGCGATCTACAATTAATCGATGGAGAAAGTAGAGTTGACCGCAGGGCACTATgcttccatagttgaggaatggatgaaggcTAGGAAACTGGGATTAGCTCATCATAAGACTCAGGTAGTGATgatcaacaaccgcaagtctgAGCAAAGAATGCTTGTTTCGGTAaatgattgcaccatagagtttAAACAATCCCTCAAGTATCGCGGAGTAGTGATCAATAACTAGCTCAGCGTTACGTTGAATATTCCTGAAAAAGGCATCTACAGCTAATTCGGCACTTCCGAGGATGATGTTgacgtggcgctatccatacttaGGAATGGGGGACTTATCTGGTCAAAAGTGAACAGCTTTgaacagcttttatcgtgatgggtgatatgcattcgggtggtggccgatcaatgagagaatgtgcaagttgagactcaaaggccggttcttcaacttcagctgtcgtactgcccaagccacgacatcAAAATCAAAAACTCTCAGGTTGGCTatgaggaggagttcagaccgactattggaaagatcagcgcccaccggctgacgaacgaaaacggattACGACTAATGGATTTCGCCGAATCCAAGagtatggccattcgtagcacctatttccagcacagctttccataccgatacatctggagatcaccacagcagacagaatgacaattcgaccacgttctgatagatggacggcacttctccgatattatcgACGTCCGGACCTATTGTGGCGCTAACATCAACTTAAACAGCGCCCAACACTCACCgttgttaacaacgtacggcCGCCCCAATATGCCCTAGAGTGGCTTAAGCAACCGAATGTCGCAGCTGAATACGCACAGCACCTCGAGACTGCATTACCGGCAGAGGTTGAGCTGGATgcagcccctcttgaggactgctggagaacagtgaaggcagccatcaacaatgcagctgagagcaatgcTGGGTACGTGGGACAGAGTCAACAGAACTATTGGTTCGTCGAGGAATGTAGACAGATTCTTCAGGAAGAACGTGAAACGTTATAGAcgaaaacggcaacagcagacccgcttCTTTAGAGAGAAAAACCGCCGCCTGGAGGAAACAAAGTGCGAGGAGATGAAACAGCTGCGCCGGtatcaagaaacacgtaagttctatcagaagctcaacgcatccggCAACGGATTCGTGCCGCGAATCGGAGCAGAACTCATGTtcgcaccggctgataggcacaatttgGGTAACAGAACAGCAACCGGAGGAATGGAAagaagccggcttcgttgacggccgatcgataacggaccaaatctttactgtacggcaaatcctccaaaaatggagacaccatcttctaagtatggtgac
It contains:
- the LOC5576245 gene encoding tubulin beta-3 chain; the encoded protein is MREIVHLQAGQCGNQIGAKFWEIISEEHGIDATGIYHGESDLQLERVSVYYNEASAVSRSSGGKYVPRAILLDLEPGTMEAVRSGAYGKLFRPDNFVFGQSGAGNNWAKGHYTEGAELVDAVLDVVRKECENCDCLQGFQLTHSLGGGTGSGMGTLLISKIREEYPDRIMNTYSVVPSPKVSDTVVEPYNATLSIHQLVENTDETYCIDNEALYDICFRTLKVPNPSYGDLNHLVSLTMSGVTTCLRFPGQLNADLRKLAVNMVPFPRLHFFMPGFAPLTSRGSQQYRALTVPELTQQMFDAKNMMAACDPRHGRYLTVAAVFRGRMSMKEVDEQMLAVQNKNSSYFVEWIPNNVKTAVCDIPPKGLKMSSTFIGNTTAIQELFKRISEQFSAMFRRKAFLHWYTGEGMDEMEFTEAESNMNDLVSEYQQYQEATADDEFEQEECADEMEGECV